A genome region from Thermococcus gorgonarius includes the following:
- a CDS encoding site-2 protease family protein — MVSPGLIIGAGAVLAFWAVLYGLSGKREVDPLTGEPIEKEEGLEVDLFVAMWRTKRLLGFIDRTASRARKFWKVYGDVGIVLGFLGMAYVFYALFKTAIRALQAGGKQAGVQLVIPGLTIPLWYGLIGLIVVMVVHELSHGVVARADGLPLKSVGLVLLFIIPGAFVEPDEEELKKAPLRTRLRVYGAGSLANVITALIALLLINFAITPLFQPAGVEIAGVIDNGPASGLLMKGDVIKAINGQTVTTMDDFIRIMNSTKPGEIITLTVLRDGEQKTFQIELGKHPDDPEKGFIGIYPVPHYVSKIGYDRIVFPVFFALYWIYVLDLGIGLMNLFPLVPLDGGRMLDDLLKGYLPEKIAKPARYVTIGVGLVLLALNLWPAIMNLVR; from the coding sequence ATGGTTTCACCGGGCCTCATAATAGGAGCAGGGGCAGTCTTGGCATTCTGGGCGGTTCTCTACGGGCTCTCCGGGAAGAGAGAAGTCGACCCCCTAACGGGAGAGCCAATCGAAAAGGAGGAAGGGTTAGAGGTAGATCTATTCGTCGCCATGTGGAGAACCAAGCGGTTGCTCGGGTTCATCGATAGAACCGCGTCGCGGGCAAGGAAGTTCTGGAAGGTGTACGGGGACGTTGGAATTGTGCTGGGCTTCTTAGGAATGGCCTACGTGTTCTATGCCCTCTTTAAAACAGCCATAAGAGCCCTGCAAGCCGGAGGGAAACAGGCGGGGGTTCAGCTCGTAATACCCGGCCTGACAATACCGCTCTGGTACGGACTCATAGGGCTGATCGTTGTTATGGTGGTTCACGAGCTCAGCCATGGAGTCGTTGCCAGGGCCGATGGGCTGCCGTTGAAATCCGTCGGTCTGGTTCTGCTCTTTATCATTCCTGGAGCCTTTGTTGAACCCGACGAGGAAGAACTGAAGAAGGCCCCCCTAAGGACGAGGCTTAGGGTTTACGGCGCCGGATCACTCGCCAACGTAATAACCGCCCTAATAGCCCTTCTCCTGATAAACTTCGCAATAACTCCCCTTTTCCAGCCGGCAGGGGTGGAGATAGCTGGAGTAATAGACAACGGACCTGCCAGCGGCTTGCTCATGAAAGGCGACGTGATAAAGGCGATAAACGGGCAGACGGTAACCACAATGGATGACTTCATAAGGATAATGAACTCGACGAAACCCGGAGAGATCATAACTCTAACCGTGCTGAGAGATGGGGAGCAAAAAACGTTCCAGATAGAACTTGGAAAGCACCCGGATGATCCAGAGAAAGGGTTTATAGGCATCTATCCAGTTCCGCACTACGTTTCAAAGATAGGCTACGACAGGATAGTGTTCCCGGTCTTCTTTGCACTGTACTGGATCTACGTCCTTGACCTGGGCATCGGCCTGATGAACCTCTTCCCCCTGGTTCCATTAGACGGCGGAAGAATGCTCGACGACCTGCTCAAGGGGTATTTGCCAGAGAAGATAGCAAAACCAGCGAGGTACGTCACAATTGGAGTAGGCCTCGTACTGCTTGCCCTGAACCTCTGGCCGGCCATAATGAACCTAGTCCGTTAA
- a CDS encoding exosortase/archaeosortase family protein: MVIKIRTFEALVVLLTTAVFLIYRTPFTLYVGLIYALTLHISEKRALPRRRGLDLQTIIGASLILISPAFLVVRLGEYTSPSAFLMFLLLGLQLLLYGVRGLEVPLTVAAGGATIALLAKTNLIREAIDATSALFVDITSVLVKGLVTLSGVPIKINENVAVVGRSIVIIGSGCSGFDAFVIYILATLLLIYLRKSSRREAALLLAGALGIIPLNALRIFTLLVIGYYSGISFLELFHSHLGDLMFVAYVFVYWWWATKKEKESVPPEEQKGTD; encoded by the coding sequence ATGGTGATAAAAATCAGAACGTTCGAAGCGCTTGTTGTGCTCTTAACAACGGCCGTTTTTCTGATTTACAGGACTCCCTTCACGCTTTACGTTGGCCTGATTTACGCCCTAACACTCCACATCTCGGAAAAGAGGGCCCTCCCGAGGAGGCGCGGATTAGACCTCCAGACTATCATCGGGGCCTCGCTCATCCTGATCTCACCGGCCTTTCTTGTGGTCAGGCTGGGGGAATACACAAGCCCCTCGGCCTTTCTCATGTTCCTCCTTCTCGGCCTTCAGCTCCTACTGTACGGAGTACGGGGCCTTGAGGTGCCCCTAACCGTTGCAGCCGGGGGAGCAACCATAGCCCTGCTGGCCAAAACCAATCTGATCCGTGAGGCAATAGACGCGACAAGCGCCCTCTTCGTGGATATCACCTCAGTACTGGTTAAAGGACTGGTAACCCTCTCGGGAGTCCCCATAAAGATCAACGAAAACGTGGCGGTGGTGGGGAGAAGCATAGTGATAATCGGCTCCGGCTGTTCTGGCTTCGATGCCTTCGTTATTTACATCCTCGCGACCCTGTTGCTCATCTACCTGAGGAAATCCAGTAGAAGGGAGGCCGCCCTGTTGCTCGCCGGTGCCCTCGGGATAATCCCCCTTAACGCGCTGAGGATATTCACCCTTCTGGTTATTGGATACTATAGCGGCATATCCTTCCTGGAACTGTTTCACTCCCACCTTGGAGACCTGATGTTCGTTGCCTACGTTTTTGTATACTGGTGGTGGGCAACGAAAAAAGAGAAAGAATCAGTGCCTCCTGAAGAGCAGAAGGGCACCGATTAA
- a CDS encoding DUF58 domain-containing protein, with amino-acid sequence MKTADFLLGLSGVLLAGAIFLQSPALAGVSSAVMAYYSAVRLAFRGEGRAVLKLPERITELEWAEIPVEVESKFGIPGKAIVRIRNPYLEAEDVSIDLEPGKRAKTYLRIKPLKKGTLDPGVEAFFTDKSGLFMGELRVEGVKPLTVLPSPRKVAEARRLRKEPNAFAELLHALGIGSESFDFEELREFLPGDDVKKIDWKATSRILRPIVRVFKRETLADVYVLVNVDESFRREIRNVKTDYLILILAQLIAYFARHGHRVGIVAYNDHGVYKVIRNVYEPRKALSELKLEPKPGRPQLRPSPLRGNTLIRKILRIKARSPLSGIEKAASTVPESSYVVILDDIGLHPWAILSAASMLEDKGSKVAILYPNPVRFIPRESIGPENLESLYLVYKERKELLRKIRSRITVVELSPKDLLPRVVNAL; translated from the coding sequence ATGAAAACCGCCGACTTCCTGCTTGGCCTCTCAGGGGTGCTCCTCGCAGGAGCAATATTCCTGCAGAGCCCCGCACTGGCCGGGGTCTCCTCAGCGGTAATGGCCTACTACTCAGCGGTTAGGCTGGCCTTTAGGGGAGAGGGAAGGGCCGTGCTGAAGCTCCCCGAGAGGATCACCGAGCTGGAATGGGCGGAGATTCCGGTGGAAGTTGAGTCGAAATTTGGCATTCCGGGAAAAGCCATCGTTAGGATCCGGAATCCCTATCTGGAGGCTGAAGACGTCTCGATAGATCTGGAACCCGGGAAAAGGGCAAAAACTTATCTCAGGATAAAGCCCTTGAAGAAGGGAACGCTGGATCCAGGCGTGGAGGCGTTCTTCACCGATAAATCCGGCCTTTTCATGGGAGAACTCAGGGTCGAGGGGGTTAAACCGCTGACCGTTCTCCCCTCGCCGAGAAAGGTTGCCGAAGCGAGAAGACTCAGAAAAGAACCAAACGCCTTCGCAGAGCTCCTTCATGCCCTGGGAATAGGTAGCGAAAGCTTTGATTTTGAGGAGCTGAGAGAGTTCCTGCCCGGGGACGATGTCAAGAAGATAGACTGGAAGGCAACTTCAAGGATCCTCAGGCCGATAGTGAGGGTTTTCAAAAGGGAAACGCTGGCAGATGTTTACGTCCTCGTTAACGTGGACGAGTCTTTCAGAAGGGAAATAAGGAACGTGAAGACGGACTACCTGATCCTCATCCTGGCCCAGCTAATAGCCTACTTTGCCCGCCACGGCCACAGGGTTGGAATAGTTGCCTACAACGATCATGGGGTTTACAAGGTCATAAGGAACGTCTACGAACCGAGGAAAGCGCTCTCGGAGCTTAAGCTGGAGCCCAAACCAGGAAGACCCCAGCTAAGACCTTCCCCTCTGAGGGGAAACACTCTCATCAGGAAGATCCTGCGCATAAAGGCGAGAAGTCCGCTCTCGGGCATCGAAAAGGCTGCAAGTACCGTTCCCGAAAGCTCGTACGTGGTTATACTCGATGACATCGGCCTCCACCCATGGGCCATACTCAGCGCCGCCAGCATGCTTGAGGACAAAGGCTCCAAGGTTGCCATCCTGTATCCCAACCCGGTAAGGTTTATCCCACGGGAAAGCATTGGGCCGGAAAACCTCGAATCTCTTTATCTGGTATATAAGGAAAGAAAAGAGCTGCTGAGAAAGATCAGGAGCAGAATAACAGTTGTGGAGCTATCGCCGAAGGATCTCCTACCCAGGGTGGTGAATGCCCTATGA
- a CDS encoding DOMON domain-containing protein: MRKFSALLAVLMVFTAFAGFVSAHTVTVDGAIEDDWTAVPDTHSPNTWQLYGDEWVWKDATGDERTDFNNFNPDPRVDITEFHITADDTYIYFLIKFNDLDVVGQDGAPGIMITIDTDQKSGSGETWFGYTSDTQVAQDGNANWEYQLLIDLANNQVTDGGVVHGDGIPVWNGGSPLDLVDTSWNDISSWDDTSSSGDMFVASTANDVVEVRIKKSELGNPSTIRVELGVVRAHPTGNDRADNGVAWNINGAPDVLDAMTTTGPNTWDEVQDGYVDYYADVDISQVPFFSNIAVALAVALGALLVFRRR, from the coding sequence ATGAGGAAGTTTAGTGCCCTGCTAGCTGTGTTGATGGTGTTTACAGCCTTTGCTGGCTTTGTTAGTGCCCACACAGTAACGGTCGATGGGGCTATAGAGGATGACTGGACAGCAGTCCCGGATACCCACTCCCCCAACACCTGGCAGTTATACGGCGATGAATGGGTCTGGAAGGATGCAACCGGAGACGAGAGGACCGATTTTAACAATTTTAACCCAGATCCAAGGGTTGACATAACCGAGTTCCACATCACCGCCGACGATACGTACATATACTTCCTGATAAAGTTCAACGACCTTGACGTCGTTGGCCAGGACGGGGCGCCGGGCATAATGATAACCATAGACACTGACCAGAAGTCAGGTTCTGGAGAAACGTGGTTTGGATATACCTCCGACACCCAAGTAGCACAGGACGGAAACGCCAACTGGGAGTACCAGCTCCTCATCGACCTGGCAAACAACCAGGTGACTGACGGTGGAGTAGTTCATGGCGACGGAATACCAGTCTGGAACGGTGGTTCCCCACTGGATCTGGTGGACACCAGCTGGAATGATATCTCATCCTGGGATGATACTTCATCGTCAGGCGACATGTTCGTAGCATCAACTGCCAACGACGTCGTTGAGGTCAGAATTAAAAAGTCGGAGCTTGGAAACCCAAGCACGATACGGGTTGAGCTTGGAGTTGTGAGAGCGCATCCTACTGGAAATGATCGTGCAGACAATGGAGTTGCGTGGAATATCAATGGCGCTCCGGACGTCCTCGATGCAATGACAACCACCGGGCCAAACACCTGGGACGAAGTTCAAGATGGCTACGTCGACTACTACGCGGACGTTGACATCTCCCAGGTTCCCTTCTTCAGCAACATCGCGGTTGCCCTCGCCGTTGCCCTGGGAGCTCTGCTGGTCTTCAGGCGCCGCTGA
- a CDS encoding RNA-guided endonuclease InsQ/TnpB family protein produces the protein MKRAVTLKLQPSKAQEKILFELADIGAKVWNRVNYLRRQEFFEGKPVDFNKTEKIAYEEFKTEIGSATVQQIARKNAESWRAFFSLLRKKRNGELPDWLKPKPPSYTKEAGLIVLRNDQYKIEGNKLILKGLGRFKRLEVQFKGRIHLKGKQGRLEITYDDVKRKWYAHVSFTVEEKLINGEWVEVPRRPLDNLSAGIDLGVNNLMAVYVENGESFLVNGRPLKAIAFYWQKRIAEYQSKLNKSGAKTSRKLKRLHAKAKLQAKHYINTAVRQTVERLYRLGVSKIVVGYPKGISRNSDKGKRQNFLLSHVWRFNYVIKRLKEVSEEYGISVVVVDEAFTSKLCPVCGKPHEGARFVRGLFKCPATGLVFNADLVGAFNILKKAVKTITPSLGEFYAQRRGNWPKTRPEGLKSPSLLGFDEAPQTSPSLARVNSLEPSPFTARRRSARLGYQRRLL, from the coding sequence ATGAAGCGGGCAGTAACCCTTAAACTCCAACCCTCAAAAGCTCAAGAGAAAATCCTTTTCGAGTTAGCTGACATTGGAGCTAAAGTCTGGAACCGAGTAAACTACCTCCGCAGGCAGGAATTCTTTGAGGGCAAGCCCGTGGACTTCAACAAAACTGAAAAGATAGCCTATGAAGAGTTTAAGACTGAAATCGGCTCCGCAACAGTCCAACAAATAGCCAGAAAAAACGCTGAAAGCTGGAGGGCCTTCTTCTCACTCCTCCGAAAAAAGCGGAACGGAGAACTCCCCGACTGGCTCAAACCAAAACCGCCCTCCTACACTAAGGAAGCCGGCTTAATTGTCCTCAGAAACGACCAATACAAAATTGAAGGGAACAAACTAATTCTCAAAGGCCTCGGGAGATTCAAGCGACTCGAAGTCCAGTTTAAAGGCAGAATACACTTGAAAGGGAAGCAAGGACGCTTAGAGATAACTTATGATGACGTGAAACGGAAGTGGTACGCTCACGTTAGCTTTACCGTCGAGGAGAAGCTAATCAACGGCGAGTGGGTTGAAGTCCCGAGACGGCCCTTGGACAACCTTTCGGCAGGCATTGACTTGGGAGTGAACAACCTGATGGCCGTTTACGTTGAAAACGGGGAAAGCTTTCTCGTGAACGGCAGACCATTGAAAGCCATAGCCTTTTACTGGCAGAAGAGAATTGCCGAATATCAGTCAAAACTCAACAAGAGCGGGGCTAAAACGAGCAGAAAACTGAAAAGACTGCACGCTAAGGCCAAGCTCCAAGCCAAACACTACATCAACACGGCGGTAAGGCAGACTGTTGAAAGGCTCTACCGCCTCGGAGTTTCGAAGATTGTCGTCGGTTACCCGAAGGGGATCAGCAGGAACTCGGATAAGGGCAAAAGGCAGAATTTCCTCCTCTCTCACGTCTGGCGGTTTAATTATGTTATTAAGCGTCTCAAGGAAGTCTCGGAAGAGTATGGTATTAGTGTTGTGGTTGTTGATGAAGCTTTTACTTCCAAGCTTTGCCCGGTCTGCGGGAAGCCTCACGAGGGGGCGAGGTTTGTTCGTGGGTTATTTAAGTGTCCCGCGACGGGGCTTGTGTTTAACGCTGACTTGGTTGGTGCTTTTAATATTTTGAAAAAAGCGGTAAAAACGATAACCCCGAGTCTGGGCGAGTTTTACGCTCAGAGGAGGGGTAATTGGCCGAAGACTCGGCCAGAGGGGCTGAAAAGCCCATCTTTGTTGGGCTTTGATGAAGCCCCTCAAACTTCCCCGAGCTTGGCGAGGGTTAACTCATTGGAACCCTCGCCGTTTACGGCGAGGAGGAGGTCAGCTCGTTTAGGCTACCAAAGACGTCTATTATAG
- a CDS encoding carbohydrate-binding protein, which yields MLRRGGLFLVLILLGSLFAGFGSNGELVSADSGQIASGNPFSWNYDNVKALDRHGDIYTYNDGSDGARDIIAFYYAAYPSVVSMRIDLMNLKVNDENNANWYVLMDYKSGGATWLPDGLQGSTSMEWDVAVAIYSPSGYRVYLPDGSTLDGAVTGVTFNAEYDLIVVQLDASRLPGYSYTNTVNFQVLSSKDFNTVITDSLPDDLRYSVSSNAHVGTAKVAFVHHGNQHIGYTDVFCGGIGTGFDEVLRVHDQYKVPVNIHLSGVILESMLWNDPHCGDFNFKDEINKGISEGWIGILTSSYGQQIMPFFPRDLNVKSIALENTLIWEIFHYNPKVAWVPERVWETKLSDDDPYNGVKSDPWEYFAAIDPADGQPYVEAVILDENTHGSGTDTNGNPINPRKVYRLPNGKLRIFFIDDWLKDTIYSSSDWDSDSWTSVKAHWLDLALSSDQEQIDVYADDWEKAAGVANWPTDPQDYLYAVRYVASHPWIQAVKLDDVLSWSSGQGGRFWGDGGDYWPVPGTYSEIGGTSGYGGTGDVNGDGTADRNAWYKDWAINYYPYNCPKSAGALWWDAYQELETLKNNGIYNNLVKMAWTTLIANLYESGWHDGLTGSISGWQKEITSHLRHSLAYAYAAWWLNDADKPLLAYWKNVDGDNDNEIVIQNDRLYAVIDPIGGRIGWLFDSNGHVVIGNSMALWSGTEGDYNDGNHIWGLSDAHDSGTYENDYYQLSIIDDGTDGRVLIAAKSPGGFTKYIELRKGWPYLKITYRNVTKTVYVKTGFSPGLSDMLHNGKVHVGRVWLYDGKVAGYYNTGTDTLGAYVIPGPVSFNRGEDWRTLAIVDEIKFSSDATFYLYAGSWNASVFGKLLSEPIRGTVSVSPSNPSAGEAVTIYYNASGGPLEDSTSLTLHWGHDGWKDVTDTPMTYENGLWKVTIQTSANWGSIDFVFTDGSAWDNNGWRDYHLYLAPSDVPGSVYNHLTGDETSWGNYLPAPNTGEIHDGEYVWNDASDDEHSTRNYPWNSENYDLMSVRLRADNEYVYFSIKLGDMSSLGSFGAPIIAIPINTGSGANHTVPYDGSLSYSPGWDYWVTIDISKAGMPDSVLFTEPGVEVYDSNFNKLTGDYYAVASKANGVVQVAIPRSLLGNPSSVGFNVLVFIGDSRGGTIDPGSPRVVELMSASNTDDELGDGSIDAAQTVDLSNVPFFSNLAVGIAVLIGALLLFRRH from the coding sequence ATGTTGAGGAGAGGTGGTCTGTTCCTGGTTCTCATCCTGCTGGGAAGCCTCTTCGCGGGCTTCGGCAGCAACGGCGAACTTGTTTCGGCTGACTCAGGTCAGATAGCGAGCGGAAACCCCTTCTCGTGGAACTATGATAATGTGAAAGCCCTCGATCGCCACGGGGATATCTACACCTACAACGACGGCAGCGACGGGGCGAGGGACATTATAGCGTTCTACTACGCGGCTTATCCCTCAGTAGTGTCCATGAGAATAGACCTCATGAACCTCAAGGTTAACGACGAGAACAACGCCAACTGGTACGTCCTGATGGACTACAAAAGCGGCGGCGCAACGTGGCTTCCCGATGGCCTGCAGGGGAGCACGTCAATGGAGTGGGACGTCGCGGTTGCCATTTACTCGCCGAGCGGTTACAGGGTTTACCTGCCCGACGGCTCCACGCTGGACGGGGCAGTAACAGGGGTTACCTTCAACGCCGAGTACGACCTTATCGTGGTTCAGCTCGACGCGAGCAGGCTCCCGGGTTATTCTTACACCAACACCGTTAACTTCCAGGTTCTGTCGTCCAAGGACTTCAACACGGTAATAACTGACTCTCTTCCCGATGACCTTCGCTACTCCGTTTCAAGCAACGCTCACGTTGGAACCGCCAAGGTTGCCTTCGTCCACCACGGCAACCAGCACATAGGCTACACCGACGTCTTCTGCGGGGGCATAGGGACTGGCTTCGACGAGGTACTCCGCGTTCACGACCAGTACAAAGTCCCGGTGAACATCCACCTCAGCGGCGTTATCCTTGAGTCGATGCTGTGGAACGACCCCCACTGCGGGGACTTCAACTTCAAGGACGAGATAAACAAGGGCATCTCCGAGGGGTGGATAGGCATACTCACATCCTCCTACGGTCAGCAGATAATGCCCTTCTTCCCCCGGGACTTGAACGTGAAGAGCATCGCCCTTGAAAATACCCTCATCTGGGAGATTTTCCACTACAACCCCAAGGTCGCCTGGGTCCCGGAGAGGGTGTGGGAAACCAAGCTCAGCGACGATGATCCTTACAACGGCGTCAAGAGCGACCCGTGGGAGTACTTTGCGGCAATCGACCCGGCGGACGGCCAGCCTTACGTTGAGGCAGTCATCCTCGACGAGAACACCCACGGAAGCGGCACTGACACCAACGGAAATCCAATAAACCCGCGCAAGGTTTACAGACTCCCCAACGGAAAGCTCAGAATCTTCTTCATCGACGACTGGCTGAAGGACACAATTTACAGCTCAAGCGACTGGGACTCCGACAGCTGGACGAGCGTAAAGGCCCACTGGCTCGACCTCGCCTTGAGCAGTGACCAGGAGCAGATAGACGTTTACGCTGACGACTGGGAGAAGGCCGCTGGCGTGGCGAACTGGCCGACGGATCCTCAGGATTATCTCTATGCGGTGAGATACGTCGCCTCTCACCCGTGGATTCAGGCTGTAAAACTAGATGACGTTCTCTCATGGAGCTCGGGACAGGGCGGCCGCTTCTGGGGCGACGGGGGCGACTACTGGCCGGTTCCAGGCACATACTCTGAGATTGGCGGGACGAGCGGCTACGGAGGCACTGGAGACGTAAACGGCGATGGAACCGCCGATAGAAACGCTTGGTACAAGGACTGGGCCATAAACTACTACCCCTACAACTGCCCCAAGAGCGCCGGCGCGCTCTGGTGGGACGCCTACCAAGAGCTTGAGACCCTGAAAAACAACGGAATATACAACAACCTCGTGAAGATGGCATGGACAACCCTCATAGCGAACCTCTACGAGAGCGGCTGGCACGACGGCCTCACGGGGTCGATAAGCGGCTGGCAGAAGGAGATAACCTCCCACCTGAGGCACTCGCTGGCCTACGCCTACGCCGCGTGGTGGCTCAACGATGCCGACAAACCCCTCTTGGCTTACTGGAAGAACGTTGACGGCGACAACGACAACGAGATTGTAATTCAAAACGACAGGCTCTACGCTGTGATTGACCCGATAGGTGGAAGGATTGGCTGGCTCTTCGACTCCAACGGCCACGTAGTCATCGGGAACTCAATGGCCCTTTGGAGCGGGACTGAAGGTGACTACAACGACGGCAACCACATCTGGGGTCTGAGCGATGCCCATGACAGCGGAACCTACGAGAACGACTACTACCAGCTCAGCATAATCGACGACGGAACCGATGGAAGGGTTCTCATAGCCGCAAAAAGCCCTGGAGGCTTCACCAAATACATAGAGCTCCGCAAGGGGTGGCCCTATCTTAAGATAACATACAGGAACGTGACCAAGACGGTTTACGTCAAGACGGGCTTCTCGCCAGGGCTGAGCGACATGCTCCACAACGGAAAGGTACACGTGGGCAGGGTCTGGCTCTACGACGGCAAAGTTGCTGGCTACTACAACACTGGGACGGACACGCTTGGGGCCTACGTAATTCCTGGCCCAGTGTCCTTCAATAGGGGAGAAGACTGGAGAACCCTCGCCATAGTCGACGAGATAAAGTTCAGCAGTGATGCCACTTTCTACCTGTACGCTGGCTCGTGGAACGCCTCGGTCTTTGGAAAGCTCCTCAGCGAGCCGATAAGGGGAACAGTGTCGGTTTCTCCCTCCAATCCAAGCGCCGGGGAGGCGGTTACAATATACTACAACGCGAGCGGTGGCCCCCTGGAAGACTCCACTTCCTTAACTCTCCACTGGGGACACGACGGCTGGAAAGACGTGACGGACACGCCAATGACATACGAGAACGGCCTCTGGAAGGTTACCATCCAGACCTCTGCTAACTGGGGCTCCATAGATTTTGTGTTCACGGATGGAAGCGCGTGGGACAACAACGGATGGAGGGACTACCACCTCTATCTAGCACCTTCAGACGTTCCGGGCAGTGTTTACAACCACTTAACCGGTGACGAGACTTCATGGGGAAACTATTTGCCCGCCCCAAACACTGGAGAGATACACGACGGCGAATACGTCTGGAACGACGCCTCGGACGATGAGCACTCGACGAGAAACTACCCGTGGAATTCTGAGAACTACGACCTCATGAGCGTCCGCCTCAGGGCGGACAATGAGTACGTGTACTTCTCGATAAAGCTGGGGGACATGTCCTCACTGGGAAGCTTTGGGGCGCCGATCATAGCCATCCCAATAAACACTGGTTCGGGAGCCAACCACACAGTCCCCTACGATGGCTCGCTCAGCTACTCCCCTGGCTGGGACTACTGGGTAACCATCGACATCTCAAAGGCAGGCATGCCAGACTCGGTGTTATTCACCGAACCGGGAGTTGAGGTTTATGATTCAAACTTTAACAAGCTCACCGGAGACTACTACGCCGTAGCATCAAAGGCCAACGGCGTTGTTCAGGTGGCAATCCCGAGGTCTCTCCTCGGAAACCCGTCTTCGGTAGGCTTTAACGTCCTCGTATTCATAGGAGACAGCAGGGGCGGCACAATAGATCCCGGTTCGCCCAGAGTCGTAGAGCTTATGAGCGCTTCGAACACGGACGATGAGCTGGGCGACGGTTCAATAGATGCAGCCCAGACGGTTGACCTCTCAAACGTTCCCTTCTTCAGTAATCTCGCCGTTGGCATTGCAGTCTTAATCGGTGCCCTTCTGCTCTTCAGGAGGCACTGA
- a CDS encoding DUF1616 domain-containing protein has protein sequence MEGLTGVRKHWDLITVILLSLLLDFLIAYAPESILRKALGLAFVLFFPGYVFITALFPEKKELDNLERLALSFGLSIAIVPLIGLGLNFTPWGIRLTPILVSLTLFNIAFAAIAIYRREKAVEPWIPWITLERIKKDLEWEESSRLDKALTVILIVSIIASIGALAYVISHPKQGEKFTEFYILGPEGKAADYPTKLRAGQEGKVIIGIVNHEGRNVTYYVQIWLVNLTWDNSTNTTIIHEIYPMPGWFNVTLPHVPVDIEGNWTPQFETNYTFKIDKPGRWQVWFLLFKDQPPELPPAPPDGNYAETEAKKLILEAINGTIQSLKLNVEVVG, from the coding sequence ATGGAAGGGCTCACCGGCGTCAGAAAGCACTGGGATCTAATAACCGTGATACTGCTTTCGCTTCTCCTCGACTTCCTTATAGCCTACGCTCCGGAAAGCATTCTGAGAAAAGCCCTCGGCCTGGCCTTCGTCCTCTTCTTCCCGGGCTACGTTTTTATAACGGCCCTTTTCCCGGAGAAAAAGGAACTGGACAACCTTGAGAGGCTGGCCCTGAGCTTCGGGCTGAGCATAGCGATAGTTCCGCTGATAGGCCTCGGCCTGAACTTCACCCCCTGGGGAATAAGGCTGACGCCAATCCTCGTCAGCCTGACCCTCTTCAACATTGCGTTTGCCGCTATAGCCATCTACAGAAGGGAGAAGGCGGTAGAACCCTGGATACCGTGGATAACCCTTGAGAGGATAAAGAAAGATCTCGAATGGGAGGAATCGAGCAGGCTAGACAAGGCCCTCACCGTCATCCTGATAGTCTCGATAATAGCCTCCATCGGAGCCCTCGCGTACGTAATAAGCCACCCGAAACAGGGGGAGAAGTTCACGGAGTTCTACATCCTCGGGCCGGAAGGGAAGGCAGCCGATTATCCAACAAAATTGAGAGCCGGCCAGGAAGGCAAAGTCATAATCGGAATAGTCAACCACGAGGGCAGAAACGTCACCTACTACGTCCAGATCTGGCTGGTTAACCTGACATGGGACAACAGCACGAACACTACAATAATCCACGAGATATACCCGATGCCCGGCTGGTTCAACGTAACACTACCCCACGTTCCAGTAGATATCGAGGGCAACTGGACGCCGCAGTTCGAAACGAACTACACCTTCAAGATCGATAAACCCGGCAGGTGGCAGGTCTGGTTCCTCCTCTTCAAAGACCAGCCTCCAGAGCTCCCACCTGCGCCACCGGATGGGAACTACGCCGAAACAGAGGCGAAAAAACTGATACTCGAGGCAATAAACGGGACGATACAGAGCCTAAAGCTGAACGTTGAGGTCGTGGGGTGA